The following DNA comes from Occultella kanbiaonis.
GTCCCCGGGGGCCTGGGTGCCGGCGATCTGGTCGAGGGCGGTGAAGATCGTGATCGCGTCGTCGGCCGGTAGATAAGCCGAGAGCCAGGCCATGGCGTCGGCGTCGGCCTTGACGAGCACCTGCCGGTCCTTGCGGGCCTTGGTGTGGCGCTGCTCGGCCTGGGGTCCGTCGATCTCGATCACGGCCCGCTTGGCGCGGGTCTCGATCTGACGCCAGGTCAGGTGGCCGGCGCCGGGTAGCACGGCCCGGTGCACGCCGCGGGCGCGCAGGTGGTCCAGGGTGATGGTGGCATCGATGAGGACGTCGGCGCGGCGGGAGTCGATCTGCCCGGTCGCGAGGGCGTCGAAGACCTCGGGGGCCTGTTCGAGGTTCTGGGCGCGGGCGACCATGGCCTGCGCGGCGGTGTTGGTGACTGCGAGCCGGGCCGAGACCTCGACACCGAGCTCGTTGCGTTCGAGGTGGTGCATGGCTCGACGTCGGGCGAGTTCGTTGATCGCGGCGGCCTGGCGGGCGGTGGCCCAGGACTTCATCCGCTCGGTCGCGGCGACGACCTCGATCAACTCCTCGTCGAGCAGATCGTCGGTCCCGAGCTCGTCCAACAGCGCTGCGAGATGCGCCCCGGCGGGAGTGATCTCCAGGGCGTGGGCCTCTTCGGACCACTGATACGGCATCGGCGCCGGCCCGATGAACTGGCCACCGATCAGTTTCGGGTCGCCAGGGATCTGCCACGGCTCGAGCTCCAGCGTCGACCCCCGCCGCCTGCGTCTGCGGACCGGGAACGGCGCCATCGCGAGGAACGGCACGTCACAGCCGGGGCGTGAATGCATCCCCTCACCCTGCGCACCCTCACCGGTCATGAAACAAACGTACGACAAACCACCGACACTCGCTGAGACGACGACACCACTGTGGATAACCGGAGACGGCCTCGCGTGGCCCCGCTCACCAGGCGTCGAGGTGCCGGTGGTGCGCCCCCTCGGGAGGGGTGTAGTCGGCGTGCGGGCCGGGCGAGAGGTAGGTGCGGGCGAACTTCAGCGACGCGGCCACGTCCTCGTAGCGTTCCGCGGCCGAGTTCGCGCGGCGGGTCGAGATCTCCACGCAGACGTCCCCCGACCAGCCGCTGCTGACCAGGTCCGAGAGGAGCTCCCGGGCTGGCTGGGTGCCTCGGCCGGGCACCAGATGCTCGTCCATCATCGAGGCGGTGCCGTCGGCGAGGTGGATGTGCCGCAGCCGCGGGCCGAACTGCCGGGCGAGGGCGCGGCTGTCCTGGCGGGCGACGGCGGCGTGGGACAGGTCAAGGGTGACGTGGTCGTAGTCGTGCTCGGTGGGGTCCCAGCCGGGCAGGTAGGCGCGCACCATCTCGCGCTTACGGTTGCGCCAGGGGTACATGTTCTCGACGGCGACGACCACGCCGGTCGCCTCGGACAGTGCCCGGACGTGATCGACGAACCCACGGGAGTAGCGGCGCTGCCAGCGGAACGGCGGGTGCACCACCACGACCTCCGCGCCGACCTCGAGGGCGAGATCCACGGAGCGTTCGAGCTTCGGACCCGGCAGCCGGCCCCAGATGCCCTGGCTGAGCACGAGGGACGGTGCGTGGATGCTCGTCACCGGTTGCCCGTGATCGGCCGCGAGCCGGTTCAGGGCCCTCGCGTCCTTGGTGGTCGTATCGGGCAGCACCATGATCTCGAGGCCGTCGTAGCCGAGTTCGGCCGCGATCTCGAACGCGAACGGCGCCTTGCGCGGGTACACGCTGATGTTGGAGAGGGTGACCCGGATCCGTGGTTCCTTCGCGCCTCCGGCACCCGCCGGCTCGGTCACGGTCGCCTCGCCCATGAGCAGCAGCGTAGGCCTTGCGGCTGGGCGTCGCCTGAGATGCCCCTGGCTCAGCCCGGCGGCGCCCACGCCTCGGCATCGCCGAGCCGGCGCCGCGCAGCCTCGCCGCCGATCCGTTCGATCTCCGCGCGCGGCCCGGCCACCACGAGCAGGCTGCGCGCCCGCGACAGGCCGGTGTAGAGCATCGAGCGGGCGCGCTCGGAGTCCCGGAACCCGTTCGCCGCGAGCACCACGACCGGTCGCTCCAGACCTTTGAAGTTGAGCACGTGGCCGTAGAAGACGTCGGTCCCGTCGAAGAAGTCGTCCCAGTAGGCGTCATGCCCGACGGCGGCGATCCGGTTCACCTGTTCCGGATGCCTTGTCCTGGTGGTCAGCAGGGCGACGTCGCCCGGGTCCCAGCCCTCCTCGAGGAGGGCCTCGACCGCGTCGTCCGCGGCCTCGACGGCGTCCTCGGCCGGCACGTCGATGAGCCGCACCGGGGCGCCCGTGCCGCCGCGCGGGGTGATCCGCCGCTCGCTCACGGAGCCGCTCAGCTGAGCGATCGGTTTCGTCGAGCGCACGTTCTCGTCCAGCTCGAACGGAGGCAGATCGATGGGGGAAGCGCCGTCGCGTGCGAACACCCGCTGCCCCGCGTCCCCGAACAGGAACAGCCCGCCGCGCGCCGGGTCCTTCAGACAGCGAAGCAGCGAGGTCCACCAGAGGTCCCCGAAGTCCTGGGCCTCGTCCACGACCACGGAGTCGAAGAGTTCCGACGGCGGCTGCCGGGTCGCGAGGTCGGCGAGCTCGAGCGGTAGGCGCCGCTCCCAGTAGTCGGCGTCGTCGTCGGTGCCGGTCGCGGCGCCCCAGCCCAGCGGCAGGTCGTGGAACAGCCCCACGTAGGCCGGGCGCTGGCCGCGCGGCCACGTGTTCGTAACCCGCTGGAGGTACCGGCCGAGCCCACGCGAGTAGCACAGCAGGGCGACGCGCTCGCCCGCACGCGCACGCCGTCGGGCCTGTTCCAGAGCCAGCCACGTCTTGCCGCACCCGGCCCCACCGACGACCTGGAACCGCTGGTGCCCGGCGACGACGCGCAGGATGCCGACCTGCTCCTGCGTGAGCAGGTCCAGCCGGTCGATCTCGGCGCGCGCCTCCCCGAGGACGTCGACCTGGGCGCCCAGCTGCCCGGCGAGCACGTCGTAGAGATCCCGGGCGTCCACCTCGTCGAGGCCTCGCACGCCCTGTCCGTGGGTGACGATCGCGCGGTGGACCCGCGCGGCGACGCCGGCGACGTCATCCCGGTCGATGATCATCGACCGGGGGCAGTCGCTGGTCTCGAAGTCCTGCGCGAACCGCGTGTGCGGGAACGCGACCAGATGCGCGGTCCGAGCCTGCCCGGCGCCGACCCCACGCCGGCGCAGCTTCTCCTGCAGCACGTGCCGGGCGTCCTGCACCTGACGCACCGGGTTCATCCGGTGGGAGTCGGTGGCCGAGCCCTGGTGCCAGCCCTGCTCGTTGTGCCAGACGGTGCCGCCCTTGACCTCGATCGCGGCGATGCCGACGCCGGGCCAGAGCACGAGCAGGTCGATCTCCCGCTCGGTGCTCTCCTCGAGCAGGTTCACCGAGTGCAGCAGCGTCGCGTCCTCGGGCAACTGCTCCGCGAGCGCGCGCCAGAGCACTTCCTCAGCCGTGTTCCGCCCGAAGTCCGGCTCGGTGGGCCACAGGATCGCCATGGGTTCAGTTCTATCGCCAGACCGACGGCGCCGCTGGCGGAACCGTGGGGCGTCCTTGGGGTAGGAATGGACCATGACCGACGACATCCAGGCCCGCCTCGCCGCGATCGAGCGCCACATCGACGTGCTCTACAACCAGGCCGGCCTGCAGGCGCCCTACTCCCTGCAGGGCTGGGGTGCGGGCGGCGGTCTCACCCCGCGAGTGGCGGAGCTGTTGGCCCGCGGCAGGAAGATCGAGGCCATCAAGGTCTACCGCGAGGAGACCGGTGTCGGCCTCAAGGAGGCGAAGGACGCCGTCGAGCGCTTCGAACGCTGACGCGTCCCGAGGGCGGTGATGTCCGAATACCGCTAGACGGCGCCGGGCGCGTCGGTCAGGCTCGACGGATGGGTCTGGCCTCGCCTTCCGTCGGACGTCACGATCCGGCCTTCGCCGAGCGCTATCGTGCGATCGCCGCACGCGATGCTCGATTCGACGGCCTCTTCATCACGGCCGTGAGCAGCACCGGTATCTACTGTCGCCCTTCCTGCCCCGCCCGCACGCCGAAGCCTGAGAACGTCACGTTCTATCTCACGTCGGCGGCCGCGCAGGAGGCCGGATACCGCGCCTGCCGACGATGCCTACCGGAGGCGGCGCCGGGCACGCCTGAATGGAACCTGCGCGGCGACCTGGTGGGCCGGTCCATGCGACTGGTGGCGGACGGCGTCGTCGACCGGGAAGGGGTCAGCGGGCTCGCGTCGCGTCTGGGCTACAGCAGCAGGCAGGTCCAGCGGCTCCTCGTCGCCGAGTTGGGCGCCGGTCCCCTCGCCCTCGCTCGCGCCCAGCGTGCCCAGAGCGCTCGTGCGCTGCTCACCGGCACGGATCTGCGCCTCTCGGACGTCGCGTTCGCGGCGGGCTTCGGCAGCGTCCGCCAGTTCAACGACACGATCAACGAGGTGTTCGGAACCAGGCCGCGAGACCTTCGGCTCCGGGGCAGGCGTGCGACCGGAGACCGTGGTGGCGCACCGGTCGGCACAGCGATCCGGCTCTCGCTCACCCTGCCGGTCCGCGCCCCGTTCGACGCCGCGGGCATCGTCGGATTCCTCGCGTCCCGAGCGATCGAAGGGGTCGAGGTCGCCCGCCTCGACGGGCCGGAGCTGGTGTACGCCCGAACGCTCGAGCTCCCTCATGGTCCGGGGGCCGCTCAGGTCACCTGCACGCCGACCGGGACGGGCGCATGGCAAGTGGACCTGGTGCTGGAGCTCGCCGCGTTGTCCGATGTTGCCGTTGCCGTCGCGCGGGTTCGACGGCTCCTCGACCTCGACGCGGACCCGACCGCGGTTGATGCCGCCCTTGCGGCGGACCACGGGCTCGCGCAGTCCGTGGCCTCGACCCCGGGCATCCGGGTACCCGGCGCCGTGGATCCGCATGAGGTCGTGCTTCGTGCCATCATCGGCGAACGGGCGTCCGTCGCGGCCGCGCGGACCCAGCTCTCCCGGCTGGCGTCGTCGGGAGAGCCCTATCGGTCCTCGATCCCGGGACTCACCCGGGTGTTCCCCACGACGCGCCGGATCACCGAGGACGGCTTACGACAGGACCTGGGGGCCCGGAAGCGGCAGGCGGTCCTCGAGGCCGCCCGCGCCCTCGCCGTCTGTGATCTGGTCGTCGACGTCGGGCAGGACCCGGTCGAGCTGCGCCGAACGCTGCAGGCACGCAGCGGCATCCGGCCATCGACGGCCTCGTACGTCGCGATGAGGGTGCTCGGTGATACCGACGCCTGGCTTGACGGCGACACCGCCCTGGTGGCCGGGGCCACGGTTCTCGGCATGCTCGGTGACGTTCCCCAGGCCCGACGATCGCGCGACCTCGCGGTGCGCGCGCTCGCGTGGTCGCCGTGGCGCTCGTACGCGCAGATGCACTTGTGGGGCGCGGCTGAGACCCTCGTGTCCCGCTGATCGGCCACCATGTCGCATACCCGCCAGTAATACGGGAGTCGGCTTCCTACGATTTCTGCATGGGTACCGAACGCGAGCCGACGGCAGCCACGCCGCCTCGAATCCGCCGTCACGCCGTCGTGTTCATGGCGCTCGCAGCGGCACTCGGGACGTCGACCATCTATCCGATGCAGCCGGCCGTGGCCGACGTGGCCGAGTCGTTGGGGACCGAGATCAGCACGGTCGGGATCGCCCTCGCATGCGGACCCGTCGGGTACCTGCTCGGCCTCGCGCTGCTGGTCCCGCTCGTCGACCGATATCCCCCTGGACGGGTGCTGGGGCTTCAGTTCGGCGTCCTCGGCTCAGCGCTCGCAGTCAGCGCCGCCGTGGAGAACGTCATCATATTGGGACTGGTGATCGGCGTGGTCGGCGCCTGCTCGGCGGCGGGTGCTGGACTCAGTTCGGTCGCCGGACGTCTCGCCCGCCCCCAACGACGGGCGACGACACTGGGAGTCGTCACCGCCGGAATCTCGGTCGGAATCCTTGCGGGAAGAATCGTCGGCGGCTGGCTCACGGAAGAGATCGGTTGGCGCGCGATGCTCCTCGTGTTCGCCGCCGGATGTGGACTGGTCGCCGTGTGCTGCCTCGTGCTGTTGCCATCGGCGCCCGGTGCATCGACCGGGTCGACCCTGTCCACAGTGCGTTCGCTTCCCGGCCTGTTCGGCCGGTACCTGACGCTTCGCGTTGCCGCCCTTCGTGGCGCCTTGTGGTTCTTCGCGTTCTGCGCGGTGTGGGCGGGGCTCGCGATCGCCCTTTCCCAACCTCCGCACTCCTACTCGGCCGAGCAGATCGGCCTCCTTGCCCTCGCGGGCCTGTCAGGCGTGCTGGCCACCCCGGTCGCGGGCGCGTGGACCGACCGCGTCGGTGCCGGCCGCGTGATCCTCCCAGGGCTCGCCCTGGCCGGGGCGGCTGCCTGCGTCGCGGGCTTCAACCTTGCGAACACTGCGGTGCTGCTGGTCTGCCTGGCAGTCTTCGACGCGGGCCTCTTCGCTGCTCAGGTCGCCAATCAGAGCACGGTCCTCGCGGTCGAGCCCGCGGCACCGGCGCGCTTCAACAGTGCGTACATGCTGGTCTACTTCGTGGGTGGCAGCCTCGGGACCGCGTTCGGTGCCGCGGCGGTCGACTGGTTCGGCTGGTCGGCGACCGCCATCGTGAGCACGGCCGTCATCGCCCTTGCGCTGGTCATCACCGTGTCCGGCCGCGACTCCGGCTCACGTGGGACCAACGACCGAGGGGCGCCGGCGAGGCAGGCTTCGATGAGCTCGTGATCGGCGGCGGTCGGCGGGTGGGTGGCGTGCGCGACTCTGCCTCAGAGCAGTCCGGCGCCTCCCGCGACCGCCAGCGCCTCCGCACGGCTGGACGCGCCCAGCTTCTGGTAGGCCGCACGCAGGTGCGTCTTGACCGTGTTGAGCGACAGGTACATGGCGTCGGCGAGCTCCTTCTGGGACTGGAAGGACGCGAGCCCACGCAGCATCAGCAACTCCTGGTTGGTCAGGCGCACGACGGCGACCTCGCCCGGGAACATGGGCCGCTCCAGGTGGTGACGCTCGGCCGTGCCGGCCGCCGCTCCGACCAGAGTGTGCAGAGCCTGTCGGAGGGACTCGGCAAGGCCGGCCAGCGGGATGCGTGCTCCCGTCGACCGCGTGCTCTCCTGTACCAGCAGGAACGCCTCGTGCGCGGCACGGGTTCTGCCGCTGCGCATGGCTGCGGCGGCCTGCACCACGAGTCCCTCCAGTCGCACCCGGGAGGTGTGGGTGACGTCGGCGACCTCGGCGGCGAGCCGCGCGGCCTCGTCAGGGAGCCCTGCGAGCAGTTCGAGGCGGGCCCGTGCGACCGTCAGGATCGGGTCCGGGGCGGTGCGGTTGAGCCGGGCCAGGGCCTGATCGCCTCGACCGACGGAGAGCAGCAGATCGACCTCGGCCGCGGCGAGCAACGGCCCCATGGTGCTCGCCGGCCCGAGCCGCTGCGCGTAGCGCTCGGTATCGCGGTGCAGCCAGGACAGCGTTCGGAACCGGTCGCCCCAGACCAGACCGTGGCGTGCCCGCAGGAAGGTGACCACCGGCCCCCAGCTCTGCTCGACGTTGACGCCCTGCTCCAGTCGTGACAGTGCCTCTTCCGCACCGCCCTGGTCCAGCGTCTCGATCGAGATCAGGGCCCGGGCGAGGTCGCCGGTGAACAGGACCCGCTCGGTGTGCGGAGACGCGACAGACGGGATCTCGGCGTG
Coding sequences within:
- a CDS encoding ribosomal protein L7/L12, with product MTDDIQARLAAIERHIDVLYNQAGLQAPYSLQGWGAGGGLTPRVAELLARGRKIEAIKVYREETGVGLKEAKDAVERFER
- a CDS encoding helix-turn-helix transcriptional regulator, encoding MLREALAAERWSEAARVISTTWGMLIEEFPADLDAAFQLLPVESLRTAGGVAAVREIWLATSIERQHVVPAQAPTPAMEFADSLMNSDVRHQSLNDLALACAHMIAARMGGRHAEALEHARRVETLSHLVETTVPAARRVRQPLALLQAGITRALASDIPGALPLLQSAYERAPYGRSEYVAKGAAANLALFHAISGDIDIADRWLARHAEIPSVASPHTERVLFTGDLARALISIETLDQGGAEEALSRLEQGVNVEQSWGPVVTFLRARHGLVWGDRFRTLSWLHRDTERYAQRLGPASTMGPLLAAAEVDLLLSVGRGDQALARLNRTAPDPILTVARARLELLAGLPDEAARLAAEVADVTHTSRVRLEGLVVQAAAAMRSGRTRAAHEAFLLVQESTRSTGARIPLAGLAESLRQALHTLVGAAAGTAERHHLERPMFPGEVAVVRLTNQELLMLRGLASFQSQKELADAMYLSLNTVKTHLRAAYQKLGASSRAEALAVAGGAGLL
- a CDS encoding MFS transporter — protein: MGTEREPTAATPPRIRRHAVVFMALAAALGTSTIYPMQPAVADVAESLGTEISTVGIALACGPVGYLLGLALLVPLVDRYPPGRVLGLQFGVLGSALAVSAAVENVIILGLVIGVVGACSAAGAGLSSVAGRLARPQRRATTLGVVTAGISVGILAGRIVGGWLTEEIGWRAMLLVFAAGCGLVAVCCLVLLPSAPGASTGSTLSTVRSLPGLFGRYLTLRVAALRGALWFFAFCAVWAGLAIALSQPPHSYSAEQIGLLALAGLSGVLATPVAGAWTDRVGAGRVILPGLALAGAAACVAGFNLANTAVLLVCLAVFDAGLFAAQVANQSTVLAVEPAAPARFNSAYMLVYFVGGSLGTAFGAAAVDWFGWSATAIVSTAVIALALVITVSGRDSGSRGTNDRGAPARQASMSS
- a CDS encoding DNA-3-methyladenine glycosylase 2 family protein; this translates as MGLASPSVGRHDPAFAERYRAIAARDARFDGLFITAVSSTGIYCRPSCPARTPKPENVTFYLTSAAAQEAGYRACRRCLPEAAPGTPEWNLRGDLVGRSMRLVADGVVDREGVSGLASRLGYSSRQVQRLLVAELGAGPLALARAQRAQSARALLTGTDLRLSDVAFAAGFGSVRQFNDTINEVFGTRPRDLRLRGRRATGDRGGAPVGTAIRLSLTLPVRAPFDAAGIVGFLASRAIEGVEVARLDGPELVYARTLELPHGPGAAQVTCTPTGTGAWQVDLVLELAALSDVAVAVARVRRLLDLDADPTAVDAALAADHGLAQSVASTPGIRVPGAVDPHEVVLRAIIGERASVAAARTQLSRLASSGEPYRSSIPGLTRVFPTTRRITEDGLRQDLGARKRQAVLEAARALAVCDLVVDVGQDPVELRRTLQARSGIRPSTASYVAMRVLGDTDAWLDGDTALVAGATVLGMLGDVPQARRSRDLAVRALAWSPWRSYAQMHLWGAAETLVSR
- a CDS encoding sugar phosphate isomerase/epimerase family protein; its protein translation is MGEATVTEPAGAGGAKEPRIRVTLSNISVYPRKAPFAFEIAAELGYDGLEIMVLPDTTTKDARALNRLAADHGQPVTSIHAPSLVLSQGIWGRLPGPKLERSVDLALEVGAEVVVVHPPFRWQRRYSRGFVDHVRALSEATGVVVAVENMYPWRNRKREMVRAYLPGWDPTEHDYDHVTLDLSHAAVARQDSRALARQFGPRLRHIHLADGTASMMDEHLVPGRGTQPARELLSDLVSSGWSGDVCVEISTRRANSAAERYEDVAASLKFARTYLSPGPHADYTPPEGAHHRHLDAW
- a CDS encoding nuclease-related domain-containing DEAD/DEAH box helicase, with product MAILWPTEPDFGRNTAEEVLWRALAEQLPEDATLLHSVNLLEESTEREIDLLVLWPGVGIAAIEVKGGTVWHNEQGWHQGSATDSHRMNPVRQVQDARHVLQEKLRRRGVGAGQARTAHLVAFPHTRFAQDFETSDCPRSMIIDRDDVAGVAARVHRAIVTHGQGVRGLDEVDARDLYDVLAGQLGAQVDVLGEARAEIDRLDLLTQEQVGILRVVAGHQRFQVVGGAGCGKTWLALEQARRRARAGERVALLCYSRGLGRYLQRVTNTWPRGQRPAYVGLFHDLPLGWGAATGTDDDADYWERRLPLELADLATRQPPSELFDSVVVDEAQDFGDLWWTSLLRCLKDPARGGLFLFGDAGQRVFARDGASPIDLPPFELDENVRSTKPIAQLSGSVSERRITPRGGTGAPVRLIDVPAEDAVEAADDAVEALLEEGWDPGDVALLTTRTRHPEQVNRIAAVGHDAYWDDFFDGTDVFYGHVLNFKGLERPVVVLAANGFRDSERARSMLYTGLSRARSLLVVAGPRAEIERIGGEAARRRLGDAEAWAPPG